A window from Vulcanimicrobium alpinum encodes these proteins:
- the nadD gene encoding nicotinate-nucleotide adenylyltransferase, whose amino-acid sequence MRIGVFGGSFDPVHNGHLFVAEAVREASGLDRVLFVPTREGKHYRDGAMSATPDDRAQMIRLAIAANVAFALDESDLGPEATGYTADLLPRLQARYPDATLTFIVGADSLVRSRWQRLDEVLDLVDEFVVAPRGEVTHADIDASLDDVSASRRAKVRELDLPLVAESATLIRERLAGGRSVRYLIPESVYRYIEERGLYRR is encoded by the coding sequence ATGCGCATCGGCGTCTTCGGCGGGTCGTTCGATCCCGTGCACAACGGTCATCTGTTCGTCGCGGAGGCGGTGCGCGAGGCATCGGGACTCGACCGCGTGCTCTTCGTGCCGACGCGCGAGGGGAAGCACTACCGCGACGGTGCGATGAGCGCGACGCCCGACGATCGCGCACAGATGATTCGCCTCGCAATCGCAGCCAACGTCGCGTTTGCACTCGACGAGAGCGATCTCGGCCCCGAGGCGACCGGTTATACCGCCGACTTGCTGCCGCGTCTGCAGGCGCGCTACCCCGATGCGACGCTGACCTTCATCGTCGGCGCCGACTCGCTCGTGCGTTCGCGCTGGCAGCGGCTCGACGAGGTGCTCGACCTCGTCGACGAGTTCGTCGTCGCGCCGCGCGGTGAGGTGACGCACGCCGACATCGACGCGTCGCTCGACGACGTCTCCGCGTCGCGGCGCGCGAAGGTGCGCGAGCTCGACCTGCCGCTCGTTGCCGAGTCGGCGACGCTGATCCGCGAACGGCTCGCGGGCGGCCGCAGCGTGCGCTATCTGATCCCCGAATCCGTCTACCGTTACATCGAAGAGCGAGGATTGTACCGACGATGA
- a CDS encoding cytochrome P450 has translation MTPRAYPPGPSTLEAIRGMAAGGDLSRIPGFLDATAQRFGPIASWRMPRGRFWFLDDAASIEELLTASGFDVVKGRGLRRMRRLLGVGLLTSDEPLHLRQRRLVQPAFHRERIAGYAATMIDLSRQAAESVRPGETVDVAALMNRLALRIAAATLFSADVDDDADAIGAAVTEAMDVFPASLSAFGELLDHLPFHPATRRFTAARAQLDAVIFRLVRERRADGIDRGDLLSILLSSTDEEGAAMPDDLVRDEALTLLLAGHETTANALAWAWDFLSRDAEVAARLGAELDAVLGDRDPVAADYQNLRYARDVIAETMRLRPPAWILGRRVIRPFRLGAWTLPPGSVVLASQLVTHRNPRYWKEPDAFRPERWSTGETETLPRYAYFPFGGGNRICIGESFAWTEAVLVLATLARRLRFEAIDRSPVPLDPLVTLRPGRPLRMRAVPVRPVPAPA, from the coding sequence ATGACGCCGCGCGCCTACCCGCCCGGACCCTCCACGCTGGAAGCGATCCGCGGGATGGCGGCCGGCGGCGACCTCTCGCGGATCCCGGGCTTCCTCGACGCGACCGCGCAGCGCTTCGGCCCGATCGCGAGCTGGCGGATGCCGCGCGGCCGATTCTGGTTTCTCGACGACGCCGCATCGATCGAAGAGCTGCTCACGGCGAGCGGCTTCGACGTGGTGAAAGGCCGCGGTCTGCGCCGCATGCGCCGCCTTCTCGGCGTGGGTCTGCTCACCAGCGACGAGCCGCTCCATCTGCGCCAGCGGCGGCTGGTCCAGCCGGCGTTTCACCGCGAGCGGATCGCCGGTTATGCCGCGACGATGATCGATCTGAGCCGTCAGGCCGCGGAGTCGGTGCGGCCAGGCGAGACCGTCGACGTCGCGGCGCTGATGAACCGGCTCGCGCTGCGGATCGCGGCGGCGACGCTGTTCTCGGCCGACGTCGATGACGACGCCGACGCGATCGGCGCCGCGGTCACCGAAGCGATGGACGTCTTCCCGGCCTCGCTCTCGGCGTTCGGCGAGCTCCTCGATCACCTGCCGTTCCATCCGGCGACGCGGCGCTTCACCGCCGCGCGCGCCCAACTCGACGCCGTGATCTTCCGGCTGGTGCGCGAGCGGCGCGCCGACGGGATCGACCGCGGCGACCTGCTCTCGATCCTGCTCTCTTCGACCGACGAGGAGGGCGCCGCGATGCCGGACGACCTCGTCCGCGACGAAGCGCTCACGCTGCTCCTGGCCGGCCACGAGACGACCGCGAACGCGCTGGCGTGGGCCTGGGACTTCCTCTCCCGCGACGCGGAGGTCGCGGCGCGGCTCGGCGCCGAGCTCGACGCGGTGCTCGGCGACCGCGACCCCGTCGCCGCAGACTATCAGAACCTGCGCTACGCCCGCGACGTGATCGCGGAGACGATGCGCCTGCGGCCGCCGGCCTGGATCCTCGGACGCCGGGTGATCCGGCCGTTCCGGCTCGGCGCCTGGACCCTCCCGCCGGGATCGGTCGTGCTGGCCTCCCAGCTCGTCACCCACCGCAACCCGCGCTATTGGAAGGAACCCGACGCGTTCCGGCCCGAGCGCTGGTCGACCGGCGAGACCGAGACGCTCCCGCGCTACGCGTACTTCCCGTTCGGCGGCGGGAACCGGATCTGCATCGGCGAGAGCTTCGCCTGGACCGAGGCGGTGCTGGTGCTGGCGACGCTCGCGCGGAGGCTCCGCTTCGAGGCGATCGACCGTTCCCCGGTCCCGCTCGATCCGCTGGTCACCCTGAGGCCCGGGCGCCCGCTGCGGATGCGGGCGGTCCCGGTGCGGCCGGTTCCGGCTCCGGCCTAG
- the smc gene encoding chromosome segregation protein SMC, which yields MRLKSLKVFGFKTFAEATTLEFHDGTTAVVGPNGSGKSNLVDAIRWVLGEQSSRSLRSQKMEDVIFAGNQHRKPLGMAEVSLTFDNHDHQLHLDYNELQITRRAYRAGESEFYINREQVRLRDVHELLMGTGLGPGSYAIVSQGQIDAILSSKPTERRALFEETAGIGKFLARKNEALRRLDATEQNAIRVNDLIAELERRVPELDAQVRRAKRYRKVTARVRDLEILSFLRASATRRDERERVAAELDAHENRRAAAAARAAQLGAQLAALRETLYTLELDLDKHRADAQAARAELSRIEADLAAAVARRDGLERQSSAVVADRERVEAERVTLRQQVVTLDERLAPLTAQTDGSRERELAASAAVADARGALDAVYQELRAVEALAAEQAASEAERRAQIHSARAEIERLEREHSAAIADRDAHAHAAQSARGGFGEREALVEKYEAEVAAQHERARVTRERGEQAAARVAELQRAHRDLTSELAGAESRLHTIEELEAALEGHAHGTRAVVEASQRGHLLGLHGVVSNLISTDEQYARALDVAFGGGLSNIIAETSEDAEAAVAYLRERELGRATFLPLDTLAQREGRELGSLRGRPGVIGYAHTLVRAEPRYRGIVAFLVGRILVVDELRTGIALTRGEGFRDSIVTLEGDQIMGGGAITGGRFRKERSILARRAQAERLREHVPELRARMEQIERDGLAAKAELDAAAAERDEATKLASHAEVALRDVRTQLQGLTVEIERLDAAVAAAAAHRATLGATRDDVLSRLHALERVADDHVDLREQRTALETQLAAARERIAAVEAEQSEVVAAASALREQIAGLSAEREGAVTRLGLLDADAERAGAARETMLHELESLRGQTAALEGMLAASRERVATADRAVETARKERESTADQANQREADERIAQAEDREATAAGESGRRRLAEIDAELGMLQQSFAQNPASEDEQQDVLARYAGEPAEVVEELPRLREELVRLQANVNLNAEADRDELTERERFLREQMADLHQARETLLATIAEIEMSCQVQFNETFDAVKARFSEVFAQLFPGGRAEMWQTNPDNLSETGIEIAVQPPGKKLTNLAALSGGERAMTASALIFALIAVKPSPFYLLDEVDAALDDANVERLSTKIRDVSHTAQMLIVTHNKKTMELAQRMYGVTMQEPGVSSIISATLDERPVTPPSDAILEPAAV from the coding sequence GTGCGCCTCAAATCGCTCAAAGTTTTCGGCTTCAAGACGTTCGCGGAAGCGACCACGCTCGAGTTCCACGACGGCACGACCGCCGTCGTCGGCCCGAACGGCTCGGGAAAGTCGAACCTCGTCGACGCGATCCGCTGGGTGCTGGGCGAGCAGTCATCGCGCAGCCTGCGCTCGCAGAAGATGGAAGACGTCATCTTCGCCGGCAACCAGCACCGCAAGCCGCTGGGGATGGCCGAAGTCTCGCTGACGTTCGACAATCACGACCACCAGCTGCACCTGGACTACAACGAACTGCAGATCACGCGCCGCGCCTACCGCGCCGGCGAGTCGGAGTTCTACATCAACCGCGAGCAGGTGCGCCTTCGCGACGTGCACGAGCTCTTGATGGGGACGGGTCTGGGTCCCGGATCCTATGCGATCGTCTCGCAAGGCCAGATCGACGCGATCCTCTCGTCGAAGCCGACCGAACGCCGCGCGCTCTTCGAAGAGACCGCCGGGATCGGCAAGTTCCTCGCGCGCAAGAACGAAGCGCTGCGCCGGCTCGATGCGACCGAGCAGAACGCGATCCGCGTCAACGATCTCATCGCCGAACTCGAACGCCGCGTCCCGGAGCTCGACGCGCAGGTGCGCCGCGCGAAGCGCTACCGCAAGGTGACGGCGCGCGTGCGCGATCTCGAGATCCTCTCGTTCCTGCGCGCCTCGGCGACGCGCCGAGACGAGCGCGAACGCGTCGCCGCCGAACTCGACGCGCACGAAAACCGGCGCGCCGCCGCAGCCGCGCGCGCGGCCCAGCTCGGCGCGCAGCTCGCCGCGCTGCGCGAGACGCTGTATACGCTCGAACTCGACCTCGACAAGCACCGCGCCGACGCGCAAGCGGCGCGCGCCGAGCTGTCGCGGATCGAAGCCGATCTCGCCGCCGCGGTCGCGCGGCGCGACGGGCTCGAACGGCAGTCGTCGGCGGTCGTCGCCGATCGCGAACGTGTCGAGGCCGAACGCGTCACCCTGCGCCAGCAGGTCGTCACGCTCGACGAACGGCTCGCGCCGCTCACCGCGCAGACCGACGGCTCGCGGGAGCGCGAACTCGCCGCCTCGGCCGCCGTCGCCGACGCGCGCGGCGCGCTCGATGCGGTCTACCAGGAGCTGCGCGCCGTCGAAGCGCTCGCCGCGGAGCAGGCGGCGAGCGAAGCGGAACGCCGCGCGCAGATTCACAGCGCGCGCGCCGAGATCGAGCGGCTCGAGCGCGAGCACAGCGCCGCGATCGCCGATCGCGACGCGCACGCGCACGCCGCGCAGAGCGCGCGCGGCGGCTTCGGCGAGCGCGAAGCGCTGGTCGAGAAGTACGAAGCCGAAGTCGCGGCCCAGCACGAGCGCGCGCGCGTCACACGCGAACGCGGCGAGCAGGCCGCGGCGCGTGTCGCCGAACTCCAGCGCGCGCACCGTGACCTAACCTCCGAACTCGCCGGCGCCGAATCGCGCCTGCACACGATCGAAGAACTCGAAGCCGCGCTGGAAGGGCACGCGCACGGGACGCGCGCGGTCGTCGAAGCCTCGCAGCGCGGCCACCTGCTCGGACTGCACGGCGTCGTTTCGAACCTGATCTCCACCGACGAGCAGTACGCGCGCGCGCTCGACGTCGCGTTCGGCGGCGGACTTTCGAACATCATCGCCGAGACGTCGGAAGATGCCGAGGCGGCCGTTGCGTACCTGCGCGAACGCGAACTCGGCCGCGCGACGTTCCTCCCGCTCGACACGCTCGCGCAGCGCGAAGGCCGCGAGCTCGGTTCACTGCGCGGCCGCCCGGGCGTGATCGGCTACGCGCACACGCTCGTGCGCGCCGAGCCGCGCTATCGCGGGATCGTCGCGTTCCTGGTCGGCCGGATCCTGGTCGTCGACGAACTGCGCACGGGCATCGCGCTGACGCGCGGCGAGGGCTTCCGCGACTCGATCGTCACCCTCGAGGGCGATCAGATCATGGGCGGCGGCGCGATCACCGGCGGCCGCTTCCGCAAAGAGCGCTCGATCCTGGCACGGCGCGCCCAAGCCGAGCGCCTGCGCGAACACGTGCCGGAGCTGCGCGCGCGGATGGAGCAGATCGAACGCGACGGGCTCGCGGCGAAGGCCGAACTCGACGCCGCCGCCGCCGAACGCGACGAGGCGACGAAGCTCGCGAGCCACGCCGAGGTCGCCCTGCGCGACGTGCGCACGCAGCTGCAGGGGCTCACCGTCGAGATCGAACGCCTCGATGCCGCCGTCGCCGCGGCCGCAGCGCATCGCGCGACGCTCGGCGCGACGCGCGACGACGTCCTCTCGCGCCTCCACGCGCTCGAGCGCGTCGCCGACGATCACGTCGACCTGCGCGAACAGCGCACCGCGCTCGAAACGCAGCTTGCCGCGGCGCGCGAGCGCATCGCGGCGGTGGAAGCGGAGCAGAGCGAGGTCGTCGCGGCGGCCAGCGCGCTGCGCGAGCAGATCGCCGGCCTCTCCGCCGAGCGCGAAGGCGCCGTGACCCGGCTGGGCCTGCTCGACGCCGATGCCGAACGCGCCGGCGCGGCGCGCGAGACGATGCTGCACGAACTCGAGTCGCTGCGCGGTCAGACCGCCGCGCTCGAAGGGATGCTCGCCGCGTCGCGCGAGCGCGTCGCGACCGCCGACCGTGCCGTCGAGACGGCGCGCAAGGAGCGCGAGTCGACCGCCGATCAGGCGAACCAGCGCGAGGCCGACGAGCGGATCGCGCAAGCGGAAGACCGCGAAGCGACCGCCGCGGGCGAGTCCGGCCGCCGCCGCCTCGCCGAGATCGATGCGGAACTCGGGATGCTGCAGCAGTCGTTCGCGCAGAACCCCGCCTCCGAGGACGAGCAGCAGGACGTGCTCGCGCGCTACGCCGGCGAGCCGGCCGAAGTCGTCGAGGAACTTCCGCGCCTGCGCGAAGAGCTCGTGCGCCTGCAGGCCAACGTCAACCTCAACGCCGAGGCCGATCGCGACGAGCTGACCGAGCGCGAGCGGTTTCTGCGCGAGCAGATGGCCGATCTCCATCAAGCACGCGAGACGCTGCTGGCGACGATCGCGGAGATCGAGATGTCGTGCCAGGTGCAGTTCAACGAGACGTTCGACGCGGTGAAGGCGCGCTTCAGCGAGGTGTTCGCCCAGCTCTTCCCCGGCGGCCGCGCCGAGATGTGGCAGACGAACCCCGACAACCTCAGCGAGACCGGGATCGAGATCGCGGTCCAGCCGCCGGGCAAGAAACTCACCAACCTGGCGGCGCTCTCCGGCGGCGAGCGCGCGATGACCGCGTCGGCGCTGATCTTCGCGCTGATCGCGGTGAAGCCGTCGCCGTTCTACCTGCTCGACGAGGTCGATGCGGCGCTCGACGACGCCAACGTCGAACGCCTCTCGACGAAGATCCGCGACGTCTCGCACACCGCGCAGATGCTCATCGTCACCCACAACAAGAAAACTATGGAGCTCGCGCAGCGCATGTACGGCGTGACGATGCAGGAGCCGGGCGTCAGCTCGATCATCAGCGCGACGCTCGACGAACGTCCCGTCACTCCGCCCAGCGACGCGATCCTCGAACCGGCCGCGGTCTGA
- the fabF gene encoding beta-ketoacyl-ACP synthase II, producing MEKRRVVITGMGAITPLGNSRAAFWEALQAGRSGVGPITAFEPGKLTTKIAAEVKGFDPDALFGRRDARRMDRYAQFALAAAREAMADANLPEDPDVREQVGAIVGTGIGGIITVENTTFEVGPGQKWDRISPFFVPMLMANAASAQVSMTYGLKGPIFAVSSACASANDAFATAYDKIVLGDAIAVVTGGSEATVIPTAMGGFCSMKAMSTRNDDYAHASRPFDKERDGFVLGEGAGILVLEERKFALQRGATIYAELLGYGQSADAYHIAQPDPESRGVILAMRRALERTGVAPESVGYINAHGTSTPLGDLAESQAIERVFGAHAHAGLAVSSTKSMHGHLLGAAGAIEGIACVLALQDGIIPPTTNYEVPDPGCTLDYVPNVARKAPELRIAMSNGFGFGGHNTSVVFAKHEP from the coding sequence TTGGAGAAACGCCGCGTCGTCATCACGGGCATGGGGGCCATCACCCCGCTCGGCAATTCCCGCGCCGCCTTTTGGGAAGCGCTGCAGGCCGGGCGCAGCGGAGTCGGACCGATCACCGCCTTCGAGCCCGGAAAACTGACCACCAAGATCGCAGCCGAAGTGAAGGGCTTCGACCCCGACGCGCTGTTCGGGCGCCGCGACGCGCGCCGCATGGACCGCTACGCGCAATTTGCGCTCGCGGCCGCGCGCGAAGCGATGGCCGATGCGAACTTGCCCGAGGATCCGGACGTGCGCGAGCAGGTCGGCGCGATCGTCGGCACCGGGATCGGCGGGATCATCACCGTCGAGAACACGACGTTCGAAGTCGGGCCGGGTCAGAAGTGGGATCGCATCTCGCCGTTCTTCGTCCCGATGCTGATGGCGAACGCGGCGTCGGCGCAGGTCTCGATGACCTACGGGCTCAAAGGGCCGATCTTCGCGGTGTCGAGCGCCTGCGCGTCGGCGAACGACGCGTTCGCGACCGCGTACGACAAGATCGTGCTCGGCGACGCGATCGCGGTGGTGACGGGCGGCAGCGAAGCGACCGTCATTCCGACCGCGATGGGCGGGTTCTGCTCGATGAAAGCGATGTCGACGCGCAACGACGACTACGCGCACGCGTCGCGTCCGTTCGACAAAGAGCGCGACGGGTTCGTGCTCGGCGAAGGCGCGGGGATCCTCGTGCTCGAGGAGCGCAAGTTCGCGCTGCAGCGCGGCGCGACGATCTACGCCGAACTCCTGGGCTACGGTCAATCGGCCGACGCGTACCACATCGCGCAGCCCGATCCGGAATCGCGCGGCGTGATCCTGGCGATGCGCCGCGCGCTCGAGCGTACCGGGGTTGCCCCCGAATCGGTCGGCTACATCAACGCGCACGGCACCTCGACGCCGCTCGGCGACCTGGCGGAGTCGCAGGCGATCGAACGCGTCTTCGGCGCGCACGCGCACGCCGGTCTGGCGGTCTCCTCGACGAAGTCGATGCACGGCCACCTGCTCGGCGCCGCCGGCGCGATCGAAGGGATCGCGTGCGTCCTCGCGCTGCAGGACGGGATCATCCCGCCGACCACCAACTACGAAGTCCCCGATCCCGGGTGCACGCTCGATTACGTCCCCAACGTCGCGCGCAAAGCGCCCGAGCTGCGCATCGCGATGAGCAACGGCTTCGGTTTCGGCGGCCACAACACGTCGGTCGTGTTTGCGAAGCACGAGCCGTAG
- the rnc gene encoding ribonuclease III produces MAGERRRARLRALLKTAGVPTLDPAAIESAFVHASAGKEQSLTSNERLEFFGDAILGFAASRWLMTKYPDASEGLLTRRKANLVSGTSCAVTARRLGFPDLVVLGMGMDRAGAQGNESILADAFEAFLAALYAASDLDRVLAFLEKEHFAAVDKRDAGDRDPKTDLQEFAQAVLRVTPLYFERAEGPPNDRRYTSQVRIGDEILGEGIGGSKKAAQQSAAAMALSTLRARHPAGSAAASASNDDGRVISINRSRRPRRPRTPEPGAPT; encoded by the coding sequence ATGGCCGGCGAGAGGCGGCGTGCCCGGCTGCGGGCGCTGCTGAAAACCGCGGGCGTTCCCACCCTCGATCCGGCGGCGATCGAGAGCGCGTTCGTCCATGCGAGCGCGGGCAAGGAACAGTCGCTCACCTCGAACGAGCGGCTCGAGTTTTTCGGCGACGCGATCCTCGGCTTCGCCGCATCGCGCTGGCTGATGACGAAATATCCCGATGCGTCCGAAGGGCTGCTGACGCGGCGCAAAGCGAACCTCGTCAGCGGCACGTCGTGCGCCGTGACGGCGCGCCGGCTGGGTTTTCCCGATCTGGTCGTGCTCGGGATGGGGATGGATCGCGCCGGCGCGCAGGGGAACGAGAGCATCCTCGCCGACGCGTTCGAAGCGTTTCTGGCGGCGCTCTACGCGGCCAGCGATCTCGATCGCGTGCTCGCGTTTCTCGAAAAAGAGCACTTCGCGGCGGTCGACAAGCGCGACGCGGGCGACCGCGATCCGAAGACCGATCTGCAGGAGTTCGCGCAAGCGGTGCTGCGCGTGACGCCGCTGTATTTCGAGCGCGCGGAGGGACCGCCCAACGACCGGCGCTACACCTCGCAGGTGCGCATCGGCGACGAGATCCTCGGCGAGGGGATCGGCGGCTCGAAGAAGGCGGCGCAGCAGAGTGCCGCGGCGATGGCGCTCTCGACGCTGCGCGCTCGCCATCCTGCGGGGAGCGCGGCGGCGAGCGCGTCGAACGACGACGGGCGCGTCATCTCGATCAACCGCAGCCGCCGCCCGCGCCGTCCCCGTACGCCCGAGCCCGGAGCTCCCACCTAA
- the obgE gene encoding GTPase ObgE codes for MQFIDEATIGVAAGKGGDGIVAWRREKYVPKGGPAGGDGGRGGDVVLLADPELGTLVDFRFKKQFAADSGKAGSTSNKSGKAGDDLIVRVPVGTLVTRTEIDGEGNRGHSRLFADMSTPNERVRVAKGGRGGLGNQHFATAARQAPRFAYNGEPGERCELKLELKLLADAGILGLPNAGKSTLLSVVSAARPKIADYPFTTLDPQLGVVRVAEFESFVMVDVPGLIEGAHEGAGLGDRFLRHVERTRVLVHLIAGDKSVDEVLADKATIENELRAWNAALLDRPTIVVITKLDLPDARATYEALRETIPGVRGISAATGEGVQELIYATWETIRATPLPAVAQPEPAQIQLSADEPFEIRKEEGIFVVSGERVERLANMTDFDSDEALARFEQILAKMGVDRKLRELGVQEGDTVRIAGVEFDYS; via the coding sequence ATGCAGTTCATCGACGAGGCGACGATCGGCGTCGCCGCGGGGAAGGGCGGCGACGGCATCGTCGCGTGGCGCCGCGAGAAATACGTCCCGAAAGGCGGGCCGGCCGGCGGTGACGGCGGCCGCGGCGGCGACGTCGTGCTGCTCGCCGATCCTGAACTCGGAACGCTCGTCGACTTCCGCTTCAAGAAACAGTTCGCCGCCGATTCCGGCAAAGCGGGCTCGACCTCGAACAAGTCCGGCAAAGCGGGCGACGATCTGATCGTGCGCGTCCCCGTCGGGACGCTCGTCACGCGCACCGAGATCGACGGCGAGGGCAACCGCGGCCATTCGCGGCTATTCGCCGACATGAGCACGCCCAACGAGCGCGTGCGCGTCGCGAAAGGCGGACGCGGAGGCCTCGGCAACCAGCACTTCGCGACGGCCGCGCGGCAGGCGCCGCGCTTCGCGTACAACGGCGAACCCGGCGAACGCTGCGAGCTCAAACTCGAGTTGAAGCTGCTCGCCGACGCCGGGATCCTCGGGCTGCCGAACGCCGGGAAGTCGACGCTCCTCTCGGTGGTGAGCGCGGCTCGGCCGAAGATCGCCGACTATCCGTTCACCACGCTCGACCCGCAGCTCGGCGTCGTGCGCGTCGCGGAGTTCGAGTCGTTCGTGATGGTCGACGTCCCGGGCCTGATCGAAGGCGCGCACGAAGGCGCGGGTCTGGGCGATCGTTTTCTACGGCACGTCGAGCGCACGCGCGTGCTGGTGCATCTCATTGCGGGCGACAAATCCGTCGACGAGGTGCTGGCCGACAAAGCGACGATCGAGAACGAACTGCGCGCGTGGAACGCTGCGCTGCTCGACCGGCCGACGATCGTCGTCATCACCAAGCTCGATCTCCCCGACGCGCGCGCGACCTACGAAGCGCTGCGCGAGACGATCCCCGGTGTGCGCGGGATCTCCGCGGCGACCGGCGAGGGCGTGCAAGAATTGATCTACGCGACATGGGAGACGATCCGCGCGACGCCGCTCCCCGCTGTCGCGCAGCCGGAGCCGGCGCAGATCCAGCTGAGCGCAGACGAGCCGTTCGAGATCCGCAAAGAAGAGGGGATCTTCGTCGTCAGCGGCGAGCGCGTCGAACGGCTCGCGAACATGACCGACTTCGATTCCGACGAAGCGCTGGCGCGCTTCGAGCAAATCCTCGCGAAGATGGGCGTCGACAGGAAGCTGCGCGAGCTCGGCGTGCAGGAAGGCGATACGGTCCGCATCGCCGGCGTCGAGTTCGACTACAGCTGA
- the purH gene encoding bifunctional phosphoribosylaminoimidazolecarboxamide formyltransferase/IMP cyclohydrolase, whose translation MPQSGGAALISVYDRTGIVALARALAERGVPLYATGGTRAHLREHGVDAHDVGELTGYPALFDGRVKTLHPNVFGGILKDRANPAHVAEAEAHHIPTISTVVANLYPFESTVADEGATLQEAIEQIDIGGVSLLRAAAKNFDHVSVLSDPAQYDTFVAALDRGGLDPGTRRRYATMAFERTAEYDSAIARYLESGLVATELPGSLALTIPIEQPLRYGENPQDRAAFYLAREAQLPEQLGGKALSYNNLLDLDATLRLLVRARPPERIDVAGPRHAELVEAPPASVPASPPKTLVRAAIVKHTVPCGVAERPGAADAIREALAADPVSAYGGIIAVDRALDLAAAEQLAGFFLEIVAAPDFDDDALERLRKKKNLRIMRYRSGAPEKIAAELRVRSALGGILAEDDDPQAAPERWTVVSKRPPTDAEWRDLAFAWDVVRHVKSNGVVLARDGVSRGICAGQTNRVSAVQIAAHRAHDHGRGAACASDGFFPFADGLNAAADAGCTAVIAPQGSIRDAEVVAAADARGIALVFSTYRWFLH comes from the coding sequence GTGCCACAGTCCGGCGGCGCCGCGCTGATCTCGGTCTACGATCGCACCGGCATCGTCGCGCTCGCGCGCGCGCTCGCCGAGCGCGGCGTTCCGCTCTACGCGACCGGCGGGACGCGCGCGCACTTGCGCGAGCACGGCGTCGACGCGCACGACGTCGGCGAACTCACCGGCTATCCGGCGCTCTTCGACGGCCGCGTCAAAACGCTGCACCCCAACGTCTTCGGCGGGATTCTCAAAGATCGCGCGAACCCGGCGCACGTCGCCGAGGCCGAAGCGCATCATATCCCGACGATCTCGACCGTCGTCGCGAACCTCTATCCGTTCGAGTCGACGGTCGCCGACGAGGGCGCGACGCTGCAGGAAGCGATCGAGCAGATCGACATCGGCGGCGTCTCGCTGCTGCGCGCCGCGGCGAAGAACTTCGATCACGTCAGCGTGCTGAGCGATCCGGCGCAGTACGACACGTTCGTCGCCGCGCTCGATCGCGGCGGCCTCGATCCCGGGACGCGCCGCCGCTACGCGACGATGGCGTTCGAACGCACCGCGGAGTACGACAGCGCGATCGCGCGCTACCTCGAATCCGGGCTCGTCGCGACGGAACTCCCCGGCTCGCTCGCGCTCACCATCCCGATCGAACAGCCGCTGCGTTACGGCGAGAACCCGCAGGACCGCGCCGCCTTCTATCTCGCCCGCGAAGCGCAGCTCCCCGAACAGCTCGGCGGCAAAGCCCTCTCCTACAACAACCTCCTCGACCTCGACGCAACGCTCCGCCTCCTCGTCCGCGCCCGCCCCCCGGAACGCATTGACGTCGCCGGACCCCGTCACGCCGAGCTTGTCGAAGCGCCGCCCGCAAGCGTCCCCGCAAGCCCGCCGAAGACCCTCGTCCGCGCCGCGATCGTGAAACACACGGTCCCCTGCGGCGTGGCCGAACGCCCCGGTGCCGCCGACGCGATTCGCGAAGCGCTCGCCGCCGATCCGGTCTCCGCCTACGGCGGGATCATCGCGGTGGATCGCGCCCTCGATCTCGCTGCCGCCGAGCAGCTCGCCGGCTTCTTCCTCGAGATCGTCGCCGCACCCGACTTCGACGACGATGCGCTCGAACGTCTGCGCAAAAAGAAGAACCTGCGCATCATGCGCTACCGATCCGGCGCGCCGGAGAAGATCGCCGCCGAACTGCGCGTCCGCAGCGCGCTCGGCGGCATCCTCGCCGAAGACGACGATCCGCAAGCCGCGCCCGAACGCTGGACCGTCGTCTCGAAACGCCCGCCGACCGATGCGGAGTGGCGCGACCTCGCGTTCGCCTGGGACGTCGTGCGCCACGTGAAGTCCAACGGCGTCGTGCTCGCGCGCGACGGCGTCTCGCGCGGGATCTGCGCCGGCCAGACGAACCGCGTGAGCGCCGTCCAAATCGCGGCGCACCGCGCGCACGACCACGGCCGCGGCGCCGCCTGCGCGAGCGACGGATTCTTCCCCTTCGCCGACGGTCTGAACGCCGCCGCCGATGCCGGCTGCACCGCCGTCATCGCGCCGCAGGGTTCGATTCGTGACGCGGAGGTCGTCGCGGCTGCCGACGCGCGCGGAATCGCGCTGGTGTTCTCGACGTACCGCTGGTTTCTGCACTAA
- the rpmA gene encoding 50S ribosomal protein L27: MFRFDLQLFASKKGAGSTRNGRDSNAQRLGVKRYGGEHVIPGNIIVRQRGTHFHPGQGVMIGKDHTIFAVVAGQVTFTASKNRKHVNVVPAAV, encoded by the coding sequence ATGTTCCGGTTCGACCTCCAGCTTTTCGCGTCCAAGAAGGGCGCGGGCTCCACGCGCAACGGGCGCGATTCGAACGCCCAGCGCCTGGGCGTGAAGCGCTACGGCGGCGAGCACGTGATCCCCGGCAACATCATCGTGCGCCAGCGCGGGACGCACTTCCACCCCGGCCAGGGCGTGATGATCGGGAAGGACCACACGATCTTCGCCGTCGTCGCGGGTCAGGTCACCTTCACCGCGTCGAAGAACCGCAAGCACGTCAACGTCGTGCCGGCGGCGGTCTGA